In Brachypodium distachyon strain Bd21 chromosome 2, Brachypodium_distachyon_v3.0, whole genome shotgun sequence, one genomic interval encodes:
- the LOC100839093 gene encoding transcription factor bHLH144 — MQRDPTAFTGNPSFAYGDEANGCMKNGPLGGQCSSRASVSPAFGVPAGMTVPQLPNPLGGFEFQPSKVFPRNFIIFDHNEDKGRIMYHPTLANKLNAANINAFPSYDQAVCRSCGQDNGNLEENSSSFKEDTREIDALLSSSEESDNDDVVSTGRTPYAFESVSLDSSSTLNSKKMRYSSEKSSGIHGSMEDVTHESMRKMITVLRGVIPGADQLDTPAVLEEAVRYLKFLKMEAKKLGVDDLDN; from the coding sequence ATGCAGAGGGATCCGACAGCTTTCACTGGTAACCCCTCCTTTGCTTATGGAGATGAAGCAAACGGTTGTATGAAAAACGGACCTTTGGGTGGTCAATGCAGCTCCAGGGCTTCTGTTTCACCTGCCTTTGGTGTTCCTGCAGGCATGACAGTTCCTCAACTCCCAAACCCACTTGGTGGATTTGAGTTTCAACCTTCTAAGGTGTTCCCAAGAAATTTCATCATATTTGATCACAATGAGGACAAAGGGCGCATCATGTATCATCCGACCTTGGCGAACAAGCTCAACGCTGCAAACATCAACGCTTTCCCTTCATATGACCAAGCCGTTTGCAGAAGTTGTGGCCAAGACAATGGCAACCTGGAAGAAAATTCATCGTCTTTCAAGGAGGACACAAGAGAAATCGACGCTCTGCTCAGCTCCAGTGAAGAAAGTGACAACGATGATGTTGTGAGTACGGGACGCACTCCTTACGCCTTCGAGAGTGTTTCCCTTGATTCATCTTCAACACTCAACTCTAAGAAAATGAGGTATTCTTCCGAAAAGAGTTCAGGCATCCATGGATCAATGGAAGATGTTACTCATGAGAGTATGAGAAAGATGATCACAGTTCTTAGGGGAGTAATCCCTGGTGCAGACCAATTGGATACTCCTGCTGTCTTGGAGGAAGCTGTTAGATACCTGAAGTTCCTCAAGATGGAGGCAAAGAAACTTGGCGTAGATGACTTGGATAATTAG